A genomic segment from Saimiri boliviensis isolate mSaiBol1 chromosome 14, mSaiBol1.pri, whole genome shotgun sequence encodes:
- the LOC120362692 gene encoding rho GTPase-activating protein 33-like produces the protein MALALAERAQQECGGTPPAAQSPFRRSLSLEVGGEPPGTSGSVPAPNSLAHSGTCVPGPPPYLPRQQSDGSMLRSQRPMGTSRRGLRGPTQVPAPGFFSPAPRECLPPFLGVPKPGLYPLGPPSFQPSSPATVWRSSLGPPVPLDRGENLYYEIGAGEGSPYSGPTRSWSPFRSMPPDRLNASYGMLGQSPPLHRSPDFLLNYPPTPSCFPPDPLGYSAPRHPARRPTQPEPLYVNLALGPRGPSPASSSSSSPPAHPRSRSDPGPPVPRLPQKQRAPWGPRTPHRVPSPWGPPEPLLLYRAAPPAYGTGGELHRGSLYRSGGQRGEGAGPPPPYPTPSWSLHSEGQTRSYC, from the exons atggccctggccctggctgagCGGGCTCAGCAGGAGTGCGGGGGCACCCCACCTGCTGCCCAATCCCCCTTCCGCCGCTCGCTGTCtctggaggtgggtggggagcCACCAGGGACCTCAGGGAGTGTACCAGCCCCCAACTCCCTAGCCCACTCGGGCACCTGCGTGCCAGGACCCCCACCCTACTTACCAAGGCAACAAAGTGATGGGAGCATGCTGAGGAGCCAGCGGCCCATGGGGACCTCAAGGAGGGGACTCCGAGGCCCCACCCAG GTTCCTGCCCCCGGCTtcttctccccagcccccagggaGTGCCTGCCACCCTTCCTTGGGGTCCCCAAGCCAGGCCTGTACCCTCTGGGGCCCCCATCCTTCCAGCCCAGTTCCCCAGCCACAGTCTGGAGGAGCTCCCTGGGCCCCCCTGTACCACTCGACAGGGGAGAGAACCTGTACTATGAGATCGGGGCAGGTGAGGGGTCCCCCTATTCCGGCCCCACCCGCTCCTGGAGTCCCTTTCGCTCCATGCCCCCCGACAGGCTCAATGCCTCCTACGGCATGCTGGGCCAATCGCCCCCACTCCACAGGTCCCCCGACTTCCTGCTCAACTACCCACCCACCCCCTCCTGCTTTCCCCCCGACCCCCTTGGCTACTCAGCCCCCCGGCACCCTGCCCGGCGCCCCACCCAGCCCGAGCCCCTCTACGTCAACCTAGCCCTGGGGCCCAGGGGTCCCtcacctgcctcttcctcctcctcttctcctcctgccCACCCGCGAAGCCGTTCAGATCCCGGTCCCCCAGTTCCCCGCCTTCCCCAGAAACAACGGGCACCCTGGGGCCCCCGAACCCCTCACAGGGTGCCCAGTCCCTGGGGCCCCCCTGAGCCTCTCCTGCTCTACAGGGCAGCCCCACCAGCCTACGGGACGGGGGGTGAGCTCCACCGAGGGTCCTTGTACAGAAGTGGAGGACAAAGAGGGGAGGGGGCTGGTCCCCCACCCCCTTACCCCACTCCCAGCTGGTCCCTCCACTCTGAGGGCCAGACCCGAAGCTACTGCTGA
- the LOC104650468 gene encoding inactive serine/threonine-protein kinase TEX14-like isoform X4, whose protein sequence is MRSLVMVPLLQAGGDLRLHDQRGRTPRDWAEQGGAQQNWEVLELFQLCGAHISALLHGGELPPMASLGQLQARSGNSPPDSLSSLRLMPADRALRLAQIRRAPPGSGLGVRSGKRERLGEWEPPVFFVPHGPAPRPQLSSLWPLGLVTGIPLADPKELLAAQGEADRTYESSSHTLMANLLWRGHPVTVRQLKSPGTQPDVLLADLQHCSTLHHPGLLLLMALSPSADLSGLCLLFEPVWLGSLHGVLHPRGPSEEGPRTVPGLPPGPLLLQVLEALLFLQARWRAHGGLSSHAVQLVRPGLAKVAHLEHGRPLHQRWLRPRPQQGYPWGGPGPGLPPPPELYPWLPLELICSDIPTTTSDLYGFCTLAQEVFTGELPWAGRGGPEVKAKLEAGESPALDPRVPAPYQALLRAGLGLAPADRWGSLQSTRYLLREAMAQDVAPERNCTVKWLTEPRAHPGLCPLWCLQAASHPRPQRLLRSQATAGSRGA, encoded by the exons ATGAGAAGCCTGGTCATGGTGCCCCTGCTGCAGGCGGGGGGTGACTTGCGACTGCATGACCAGCGGGGTCGCACCCCCCGAGACTGGGCTGAGCAGGGTGGGGCCCAGCAGAACTGGGAG GTGCTGGAGCTGTTCCAGCTCTGCGGGGCCCACATATCAGCCTTACTGCATGGTGGTGAGTTGCCACCCATGGCATCTCTGGGCCAGTTGCAGGCCAGATCTGGGAACAGCCCGCCTGACTCCCTGTCCTCCCTGAGGCTGATGCCGGCAGACAG ggcgCTGAGACTAGCGCAGATCAGGAGAGCCCCCCCAGGTTCCGGCCTTGGGGTTCGGTCAGGTAAGCGGGAGCGGTTGGGGGAGTGGGAACCACCCGTCTTCTTCGTGCCTCATGGTCCTGCTCCTCGTCCCCAGCTGAGTAGCCTGTGGCCGCTGGGGCTGGTAACGGGCATCCCCCTTGCGGACCCCAAAGAGCTGCTGGCAGCCCAGGGAGAGGCCGACCGCACCTACGAGAGCAGCTCCCACACCCTCATGGCCAA cctcctgtGGAGGGGCCACCCCGTGACCGTGCGGCAGCTGAAGTCCCCTGGAACCCAGCCTGATGTGCTGCTGGCTGACCTTCAGCACTGCAG CACGCTGCACCACCCCGGCCTGTTGCTGCTGATGGCACTGAGCCCCTCTGCAGACCTGTCGGGGCTGTGCCTTCTCTTTGAGCCTGTGTGGCTGGGCTCCCTGCACGGGGTGCTGCACCCTCGGGGACCAAGTGAGGAGGGACCCCGGACTGTGCCGGGCCTGCCGCCTGGCCCGCTGCTGCTGCAGGTGCTGGAGGCCCTGCTGTTCCTGCAGGCCCGCTGGCGAGCTCACGGTGGCCTCAGCTCCCATGCTGTGCAGCTGGTGCGGCCAGGCCTGGCTAAAGTGGCCCACCTGGAGCACGGGCGCCCCCTGCACCAGCGCTGGCTGCGGCCCAG GCCACAGCAGGGCTACCCGTGgggaggcccaggcccagggcttcccccaccccctgaacTGTACCCGTGGCTGCCACTTGAGCTGATCTGCAGTGACATTCCCACCACCACCTCGGACCTCTACGGCTTCTGCACCCTGGCCCAGGAGGTCTTCACCG GAGAGCTGCCCTGGGCTGGTAGAGGGGGACCGGAGGTGAAGGCCAAGCTGGAGGCAGGGGAGAGCCCGGCCCTGGACCCTCGGGTGCCAGCGCCCTACCAGGCCCTGCTTCGAGCTGGGCTAGGCCTAGCACCTGCCGACCGCTGGGGCAGCCTGCAGAGTACCCGATACCTACTGCGGGAGGCCATGGCCCAG GACGTGGCTCCTGAG AGAAACTGTACTGTGAAATGGCTCACAGAGCCAAGAGCACACCCAGGCCTGTGCCCACTGTGGTGTCTCCAGGCCGCATCCCATCCCAG GCCCCAGAGACTCCTGAGGTCACAGGCCACAGCAGGGTCCCGAGGGGCGTAG
- the LOC104650468 gene encoding inactive serine/threonine-protein kinase TEX14-like isoform X5, with protein MRSLVMVPLLQAGGDLRLHDQRGRTPRDWAEQGGAQQNWEVLELFQLCGAHISALLHGGELPPMASLGQLQARSGNSPPDSLSSLRLMPADRALRLAQIRRAPPGSGLGVRSGKRERLGEWEPPVFFVPHGPAPRPQLSSLWPLGLVTGIPLADPKELLAAQGEADRTYESSSHTLMANLLWRGHPVTVRQLKSPGTQPDVLLADLQHCSTLHHPGLLLLMALSPSADLSGLCLLFEPVWLGSLHGVLHPRGPSEEGPRTVPGLPPGPLLLQVLEALLFLQARWRAHGGLSSHAVQLVRPGLAKVAHLEHGRPLHQRWLRPRPQQGYPWGGPGPGLPPPPELYPWLPLELICSDIPTTTSDLYGFCTLAQEVFTGELPWAGRGGPEVKAKLEAGESPALDPRVPAPYQALLRAGLGLAPADRWGSLQSTRYLLREAMAQRNCTVKWLTEPRAHPGLCPLWCLQAASHPRPQRLLRSQATAGSRGA; from the exons ATGAGAAGCCTGGTCATGGTGCCCCTGCTGCAGGCGGGGGGTGACTTGCGACTGCATGACCAGCGGGGTCGCACCCCCCGAGACTGGGCTGAGCAGGGTGGGGCCCAGCAGAACTGGGAG GTGCTGGAGCTGTTCCAGCTCTGCGGGGCCCACATATCAGCCTTACTGCATGGTGGTGAGTTGCCACCCATGGCATCTCTGGGCCAGTTGCAGGCCAGATCTGGGAACAGCCCGCCTGACTCCCTGTCCTCCCTGAGGCTGATGCCGGCAGACAG ggcgCTGAGACTAGCGCAGATCAGGAGAGCCCCCCCAGGTTCCGGCCTTGGGGTTCGGTCAGGTAAGCGGGAGCGGTTGGGGGAGTGGGAACCACCCGTCTTCTTCGTGCCTCATGGTCCTGCTCCTCGTCCCCAGCTGAGTAGCCTGTGGCCGCTGGGGCTGGTAACGGGCATCCCCCTTGCGGACCCCAAAGAGCTGCTGGCAGCCCAGGGAGAGGCCGACCGCACCTACGAGAGCAGCTCCCACACCCTCATGGCCAA cctcctgtGGAGGGGCCACCCCGTGACCGTGCGGCAGCTGAAGTCCCCTGGAACCCAGCCTGATGTGCTGCTGGCTGACCTTCAGCACTGCAG CACGCTGCACCACCCCGGCCTGTTGCTGCTGATGGCACTGAGCCCCTCTGCAGACCTGTCGGGGCTGTGCCTTCTCTTTGAGCCTGTGTGGCTGGGCTCCCTGCACGGGGTGCTGCACCCTCGGGGACCAAGTGAGGAGGGACCCCGGACTGTGCCGGGCCTGCCGCCTGGCCCGCTGCTGCTGCAGGTGCTGGAGGCCCTGCTGTTCCTGCAGGCCCGCTGGCGAGCTCACGGTGGCCTCAGCTCCCATGCTGTGCAGCTGGTGCGGCCAGGCCTGGCTAAAGTGGCCCACCTGGAGCACGGGCGCCCCCTGCACCAGCGCTGGCTGCGGCCCAG GCCACAGCAGGGCTACCCGTGgggaggcccaggcccagggcttcccccaccccctgaacTGTACCCGTGGCTGCCACTTGAGCTGATCTGCAGTGACATTCCCACCACCACCTCGGACCTCTACGGCTTCTGCACCCTGGCCCAGGAGGTCTTCACCG GAGAGCTGCCCTGGGCTGGTAGAGGGGGACCGGAGGTGAAGGCCAAGCTGGAGGCAGGGGAGAGCCCGGCCCTGGACCCTCGGGTGCCAGCGCCCTACCAGGCCCTGCTTCGAGCTGGGCTAGGCCTAGCACCTGCCGACCGCTGGGGCAGCCTGCAGAGTACCCGATACCTACTGCGGGAGGCCATGGCCCAG AGAAACTGTACTGTGAAATGGCTCACAGAGCCAAGAGCACACCCAGGCCTGTGCCCACTGTGGTGTCTCCAGGCCGCATCCCATCCCAG GCCCCAGAGACTCCTGAGGTCACAGGCCACAGCAGGGTCCCGAGGGGCGTAG
- the LOC104650468 gene encoding inactive serine/threonine-protein kinase TEX14-like isoform X3, which produces MRSLVMVPLLQAGGDLRLHDQRGRTPRDWAEQGGAQQNWEVLELFQLCGAHISALLHGGELPPMASLGQLQARSGNSPPDSLSSLRLMPADRALRLAQIRRAPPGSGLGVRSGKRERLGEWEPPVFFVPHGPAPRPQLSSLWPLGLVTGIPLADPKELLAAQGEADRTYESSSHTLMANLLWRGHPVTVRQLKSPGTQPDVLLADLQHCSTLHHPGLLLLMALSPSADLSGLCLLFEPVWLGSLHGVLHPRGPSEEGPRTVPGLPPGPLLLQVLEALLFLQARWRAHGGLSSHAVQLVRPGLAKVAHLEHGRPLHQRWLRPRPQQGYPWGGPGPGLPPPPELYPWLPLELICSDIPTTTSDLYGFCTLAQEVFTEKLYCEMAHRAKSTPRPVPTVVSPGRIPSQAPETPEVTGHSRVPRGVAWNSDSSLTLGSGPTARAYLQCCGEPGSTGPSLHSNSSLQDSASLLGTPSSAEQFEEALSQDPSPAGAAAAHTQGYPAGPPALHPVLS; this is translated from the exons ATGAGAAGCCTGGTCATGGTGCCCCTGCTGCAGGCGGGGGGTGACTTGCGACTGCATGACCAGCGGGGTCGCACCCCCCGAGACTGGGCTGAGCAGGGTGGGGCCCAGCAGAACTGGGAG GTGCTGGAGCTGTTCCAGCTCTGCGGGGCCCACATATCAGCCTTACTGCATGGTGGTGAGTTGCCACCCATGGCATCTCTGGGCCAGTTGCAGGCCAGATCTGGGAACAGCCCGCCTGACTCCCTGTCCTCCCTGAGGCTGATGCCGGCAGACAG ggcgCTGAGACTAGCGCAGATCAGGAGAGCCCCCCCAGGTTCCGGCCTTGGGGTTCGGTCAGGTAAGCGGGAGCGGTTGGGGGAGTGGGAACCACCCGTCTTCTTCGTGCCTCATGGTCCTGCTCCTCGTCCCCAGCTGAGTAGCCTGTGGCCGCTGGGGCTGGTAACGGGCATCCCCCTTGCGGACCCCAAAGAGCTGCTGGCAGCCCAGGGAGAGGCCGACCGCACCTACGAGAGCAGCTCCCACACCCTCATGGCCAA cctcctgtGGAGGGGCCACCCCGTGACCGTGCGGCAGCTGAAGTCCCCTGGAACCCAGCCTGATGTGCTGCTGGCTGACCTTCAGCACTGCAG CACGCTGCACCACCCCGGCCTGTTGCTGCTGATGGCACTGAGCCCCTCTGCAGACCTGTCGGGGCTGTGCCTTCTCTTTGAGCCTGTGTGGCTGGGCTCCCTGCACGGGGTGCTGCACCCTCGGGGACCAAGTGAGGAGGGACCCCGGACTGTGCCGGGCCTGCCGCCTGGCCCGCTGCTGCTGCAGGTGCTGGAGGCCCTGCTGTTCCTGCAGGCCCGCTGGCGAGCTCACGGTGGCCTCAGCTCCCATGCTGTGCAGCTGGTGCGGCCAGGCCTGGCTAAAGTGGCCCACCTGGAGCACGGGCGCCCCCTGCACCAGCGCTGGCTGCGGCCCAG GCCACAGCAGGGCTACCCGTGgggaggcccaggcccagggcttcccccaccccctgaacTGTACCCGTGGCTGCCACTTGAGCTGATCTGCAGTGACATTCCCACCACCACCTCGGACCTCTACGGCTTCTGCACCCTGGCCCAGGAGGTCTTCACCG AGAAACTGTACTGTGAAATGGCTCACAGAGCCAAGAGCACACCCAGGCCTGTGCCCACTGTGGTGTCTCCAGGCCGCATCCCATCCCAG GCCCCAGAGACTCCTGAGGTCACAGGCCACAGCAGGGTCCCGAGGGGCGTAGCTTGGAACTCGGACAGCAGTTTGACTCTAGGCAGCGGCCCCACAGCCAGGGCCTACCTGCAGTGCTGCGGAGAGCCCGGCTCAACG GGCCCTTCCCTGCACTCCaactccagcctccaggactcaGCCTCCCTGCTGGGGACCCCGAGCTCTGCGGAGCAGTTTGAGGAAGCTCTCAGCCAAGACCCCAGCCCTGCAGGGGCTGCTGCGGCGCACACACAGGGTTACCCTGCTGGACCCCCAGCCCT ACACCCGGTGCTGAGCTGA
- the LOC104650468 gene encoding inactive serine/threonine-protein kinase TEX14-like isoform X1, whose translation MRSLVMVPLLQAGGDLRLHDQRGRTPRDWAEQGGAQQNWEVLELFQLCGAHISALLHGGELPPMASLGQLQARSGNSPPDSLSSLRLMPADRALRLAQIRRAPPGSGLGVRSGKRERLGEWEPPVFFVPHGPAPRPQLSSLWPLGLVTGIPLADPKELLAAQGEADRTYESSSHTLMANLLWRGHPVTVRQLKSPGTQPDVLLADLQHCSTLHHPGLLLLMALSPSADLSGLCLLFEPVWLGSLHGVLHPRGPSEEGPRTVPGLPPGPLLLQVLEALLFLQARWRAHGGLSSHAVQLVRPGLAKVAHLEHGRPLHQRWLRPRPQQGYPWGGPGPGLPPPPELYPWLPLELICSDIPTTTSDLYGFCTLAQEVFTGELPWAGRGGPEVKAKLEAGESPALDPRVPAPYQALLRAGLGLAPADRWGSLQSTRYLLREAMAQDVAPEVGSPMEWTTLSPAPQASPPQKLYCEMAHRAKSTPRPVPTVVSPGRIPSQAPETPEVTGHSRVPRGVAWNSDSSLTLGSGPTARAYLQCCGEPGSTGPSLHSNSSLQDSASLLGTPSSAEQFEEALSQDPSPAGAAAAHTQGYPAGPPALHPVLS comes from the exons ATGAGAAGCCTGGTCATGGTGCCCCTGCTGCAGGCGGGGGGTGACTTGCGACTGCATGACCAGCGGGGTCGCACCCCCCGAGACTGGGCTGAGCAGGGTGGGGCCCAGCAGAACTGGGAG GTGCTGGAGCTGTTCCAGCTCTGCGGGGCCCACATATCAGCCTTACTGCATGGTGGTGAGTTGCCACCCATGGCATCTCTGGGCCAGTTGCAGGCCAGATCTGGGAACAGCCCGCCTGACTCCCTGTCCTCCCTGAGGCTGATGCCGGCAGACAG ggcgCTGAGACTAGCGCAGATCAGGAGAGCCCCCCCAGGTTCCGGCCTTGGGGTTCGGTCAGGTAAGCGGGAGCGGTTGGGGGAGTGGGAACCACCCGTCTTCTTCGTGCCTCATGGTCCTGCTCCTCGTCCCCAGCTGAGTAGCCTGTGGCCGCTGGGGCTGGTAACGGGCATCCCCCTTGCGGACCCCAAAGAGCTGCTGGCAGCCCAGGGAGAGGCCGACCGCACCTACGAGAGCAGCTCCCACACCCTCATGGCCAA cctcctgtGGAGGGGCCACCCCGTGACCGTGCGGCAGCTGAAGTCCCCTGGAACCCAGCCTGATGTGCTGCTGGCTGACCTTCAGCACTGCAG CACGCTGCACCACCCCGGCCTGTTGCTGCTGATGGCACTGAGCCCCTCTGCAGACCTGTCGGGGCTGTGCCTTCTCTTTGAGCCTGTGTGGCTGGGCTCCCTGCACGGGGTGCTGCACCCTCGGGGACCAAGTGAGGAGGGACCCCGGACTGTGCCGGGCCTGCCGCCTGGCCCGCTGCTGCTGCAGGTGCTGGAGGCCCTGCTGTTCCTGCAGGCCCGCTGGCGAGCTCACGGTGGCCTCAGCTCCCATGCTGTGCAGCTGGTGCGGCCAGGCCTGGCTAAAGTGGCCCACCTGGAGCACGGGCGCCCCCTGCACCAGCGCTGGCTGCGGCCCAG GCCACAGCAGGGCTACCCGTGgggaggcccaggcccagggcttcccccaccccctgaacTGTACCCGTGGCTGCCACTTGAGCTGATCTGCAGTGACATTCCCACCACCACCTCGGACCTCTACGGCTTCTGCACCCTGGCCCAGGAGGTCTTCACCG GAGAGCTGCCCTGGGCTGGTAGAGGGGGACCGGAGGTGAAGGCCAAGCTGGAGGCAGGGGAGAGCCCGGCCCTGGACCCTCGGGTGCCAGCGCCCTACCAGGCCCTGCTTCGAGCTGGGCTAGGCCTAGCACCTGCCGACCGCTGGGGCAGCCTGCAGAGTACCCGATACCTACTGCGGGAGGCCATGGCCCAG GACGTGGCTCCTGAGGTAGGCTCCCCGATGGAGTGGACCACGCTGTCCCCTGCGCCCCAGGCTTCCCCACCAC AGAAACTGTACTGTGAAATGGCTCACAGAGCCAAGAGCACACCCAGGCCTGTGCCCACTGTGGTGTCTCCAGGCCGCATCCCATCCCAG GCCCCAGAGACTCCTGAGGTCACAGGCCACAGCAGGGTCCCGAGGGGCGTAGCTTGGAACTCGGACAGCAGTTTGACTCTAGGCAGCGGCCCCACAGCCAGGGCCTACCTGCAGTGCTGCGGAGAGCCCGGCTCAACG GGCCCTTCCCTGCACTCCaactccagcctccaggactcaGCCTCCCTGCTGGGGACCCCGAGCTCTGCGGAGCAGTTTGAGGAAGCTCTCAGCCAAGACCCCAGCCCTGCAGGGGCTGCTGCGGCGCACACACAGGGTTACCCTGCTGGACCCCCAGCCCT ACACCCGGTGCTGAGCTGA
- the LOC104650468 gene encoding inactive serine/threonine-protein kinase TEX14-like isoform X2: protein MRSLVMVPLLQAGGDLRLHDQRGRTPRDWAEQGGAQQNWEVLELFQLCGAHISALLHGGELPPMASLGQLQARSGNSPPDSLSSLRLMPADRALRLAQIRRAPPGSGLGVRSGKRERLGEWEPPVFFVPHGPAPRPQLSSLWPLGLVTGIPLADPKELLAAQGEADRTYESSSHTLMANLLWRGHPVTVRQLKSPGTQPDVLLADLQHCSTLHHPGLLLLMALSPSADLSGLCLLFEPVWLGSLHGVLHPRGPSEEGPRTVPGLPPGPLLLQVLEALLFLQARWRAHGGLSSHAVQLVRPGLAKVAHLEHGRPLHQRWLRPRPQQGYPWGGPGPGLPPPPELYPWLPLELICSDIPTTTSDLYGFCTLAQEVFTGELPWAGRGGPEVKAKLEAGESPALDPRVPAPYQALLRAGLGLAPADRWGSLQSTRYLLREAMAQDVAPEVGSPMEWTTLSPAPQASPPQKLYCEMAHRAKSTPRPVPTVVSPGRIPSQAPETPEVTGHSRVPRGVAWNSDSSLTLGSGPTARAYLQCCGEPGSTTPGAELTGGGLFPSLQKMDLLEEILAELQKGCQLGEKPSLSPTPDPDSQGAHGSL from the exons ATGAGAAGCCTGGTCATGGTGCCCCTGCTGCAGGCGGGGGGTGACTTGCGACTGCATGACCAGCGGGGTCGCACCCCCCGAGACTGGGCTGAGCAGGGTGGGGCCCAGCAGAACTGGGAG GTGCTGGAGCTGTTCCAGCTCTGCGGGGCCCACATATCAGCCTTACTGCATGGTGGTGAGTTGCCACCCATGGCATCTCTGGGCCAGTTGCAGGCCAGATCTGGGAACAGCCCGCCTGACTCCCTGTCCTCCCTGAGGCTGATGCCGGCAGACAG ggcgCTGAGACTAGCGCAGATCAGGAGAGCCCCCCCAGGTTCCGGCCTTGGGGTTCGGTCAGGTAAGCGGGAGCGGTTGGGGGAGTGGGAACCACCCGTCTTCTTCGTGCCTCATGGTCCTGCTCCTCGTCCCCAGCTGAGTAGCCTGTGGCCGCTGGGGCTGGTAACGGGCATCCCCCTTGCGGACCCCAAAGAGCTGCTGGCAGCCCAGGGAGAGGCCGACCGCACCTACGAGAGCAGCTCCCACACCCTCATGGCCAA cctcctgtGGAGGGGCCACCCCGTGACCGTGCGGCAGCTGAAGTCCCCTGGAACCCAGCCTGATGTGCTGCTGGCTGACCTTCAGCACTGCAG CACGCTGCACCACCCCGGCCTGTTGCTGCTGATGGCACTGAGCCCCTCTGCAGACCTGTCGGGGCTGTGCCTTCTCTTTGAGCCTGTGTGGCTGGGCTCCCTGCACGGGGTGCTGCACCCTCGGGGACCAAGTGAGGAGGGACCCCGGACTGTGCCGGGCCTGCCGCCTGGCCCGCTGCTGCTGCAGGTGCTGGAGGCCCTGCTGTTCCTGCAGGCCCGCTGGCGAGCTCACGGTGGCCTCAGCTCCCATGCTGTGCAGCTGGTGCGGCCAGGCCTGGCTAAAGTGGCCCACCTGGAGCACGGGCGCCCCCTGCACCAGCGCTGGCTGCGGCCCAG GCCACAGCAGGGCTACCCGTGgggaggcccaggcccagggcttcccccaccccctgaacTGTACCCGTGGCTGCCACTTGAGCTGATCTGCAGTGACATTCCCACCACCACCTCGGACCTCTACGGCTTCTGCACCCTGGCCCAGGAGGTCTTCACCG GAGAGCTGCCCTGGGCTGGTAGAGGGGGACCGGAGGTGAAGGCCAAGCTGGAGGCAGGGGAGAGCCCGGCCCTGGACCCTCGGGTGCCAGCGCCCTACCAGGCCCTGCTTCGAGCTGGGCTAGGCCTAGCACCTGCCGACCGCTGGGGCAGCCTGCAGAGTACCCGATACCTACTGCGGGAGGCCATGGCCCAG GACGTGGCTCCTGAGGTAGGCTCCCCGATGGAGTGGACCACGCTGTCCCCTGCGCCCCAGGCTTCCCCACCAC AGAAACTGTACTGTGAAATGGCTCACAGAGCCAAGAGCACACCCAGGCCTGTGCCCACTGTGGTGTCTCCAGGCCGCATCCCATCCCAG GCCCCAGAGACTCCTGAGGTCACAGGCCACAGCAGGGTCCCGAGGGGCGTAGCTTGGAACTCGGACAGCAGTTTGACTCTAGGCAGCGGCCCCACAGCCAGGGCCTACCTGCAGTGCTGCGGAGAGCCCGGCTCAACG ACACCCGGTGCTGAGCTGACTGGAGGAGGTCTTTTCCCCAGCCTGCAGAA GATGGACCTGCTGGAGGAGATCCTGGCAGAGCTGCAAAAAGGATGTCAGCTCGGAGAAAAGCCCAGCCTGAGCCCCACCCCTGACCCAGACTCCCAGGGTGCCCATGGTTCCCTCTGA